DNA sequence from the Pseudomonadota bacterium genome:
GTCGTCTTCGGGGACCGGCAGATCATCGAAATAGACGATGTTGGAATCAACCGCATGGCGACCGAGCTTGGGGATCTCGGTCGCCGTCACGTGGTCGCGGTCAAGACGCGTATAGAAGAGACTCAGGCCGTCGGTCTTTTTCTGGACGTTTTCCAGCGGCGTCGTGCGCGCCAGGATCAGGGCGCGGTCCGCGACCTGCGCCGTCGAGATCCAGATCTTCTGGCCCTTGAGAAGATAGCCATCGCCGTCTCGTCGCGCGGCCGTCTTGATGTGCGTGGTGTTCAGGCCGGCATCCGGCTCGGTCACCGCAAAGCAGGCCTTTTCCTTTCCCGAGATCAGCGGCGGCAACATGCGGGCCTTCTGCGCGTCGGTGCCAAACACCACGACTGGCTGCAGACCGAAGATGTTCATGTGGACCGACGACGCGCCAGCCATGCCGGCGCCTGACCGCGCGATGGTCTCCATCATCACGGCCGCTTCCGATATCCCCAGTCCCGACCCGCCAAACACGGCCGGCATCGCCACGCCCAGCAGCCCGGCCTCGGCGACCGCGCTATAGAACGCCTGCGGGAACGTGCCGGTCTCGTCGCGTTCGCGCCAGAACGCATCGTCAAAGTTGACGCAGACCTTCTCGGTCAGATCGCCGATCATGGTCTGCGTCTCTGTCAGCTCGAGTGTCATGGGCTGATCAATCCAATCGGAGCGGGCTCAACCTCTCTGCCCTATGACGTTCCAGTAAAGGTGCGCGGTGAACCGAGCCAAATCGCCAGACAATCCCTTACTCGAGCGAGAAGCCCGCCCTCTTGTCGACGACGTTCAGCAACGGCTCACCGCATCGGTAACGACTCAGGTTCTCGAGAAAAGCACCGGCAACGACGTCAAGGTGCTCATGGAAATCGCCGCTCATGTGCGGGGAAACAATCACGTTACGCATATCCCACAACGGACTGCTGTCCGGCAGGGGCTCTTCGGTGAAGACATCAAGCGCCGCCCCGGCGATCGTCCCGTTGCGCAACGCGTCAACAAGCGCATCCTCCTTGAGGATCTCGCCGCGCGCCATATTGATCAATCGCGCGGAGCCTTTCATCGCCTCGAACTGAGCGGCCCCGAACATGCCGCGGCTCTCCGGTGTGCTGGGGCAGATCACCACCACAAAGTCGGCGGCTGGGAGACGACTGTCGAGATCAGCGCCAGCATGGATGACGCCGAAGTCTTGGTCTTCCCGATGCCGTCGTCCAACGCCACTGACCTTCAGCCCAAACGCCTTCAGCAGCCGGGCGATCTCGCGGCCGATACTGCCCACACCGACGATCAAAACCTCCTTGCCCAGCAGTTGTTCGGTGAAACGGTGTTTCCATACACGCTCAGCTTGGAGCCGGCCTGTTTCCGGAAAGCCCTTGCCGAAAGCGATGATCAGACCCAGCACATATTCAGCCATGGATCGATCGAAGACTCCGCGGGAATTGGTCAGAACGACGTCACTCTCAACCAACTCGGGAAACAGCAATGAGTCGACGCCCGCCCCGGGCCAGAAGATCCACTTCAGTTGATCGGCACTTTGCCAAGCCGTGTGAAACTCGCTGAACTGGAAATCCCAACAGAGAAGGATCTCCGCACCGCTGACATTGTCGGAAAGCGGTTGGCCGGCCGACGGGTATCTAATCTCCAGCTCCGACTCCAGCGCCTTCAGGCCGGGGATCTCATCGGGGCCTTCGGCCCCAACCACGGCGATGACGGGGTTACTTGTCACGTGAACACTCCCTTTCTCCTGGTTCGAAACCTAGCGCAGATACCGCGATGAGACACCGGTTTCGGTGCGGTGGCGTCACCACAGACCGCGATGTCCACTGTTCTGAGTTTGATCCCTGCTCTCGATGCACACGCAGGATCGAGCCGACCGTACATTGACCGGCGACAAGAGTAAGACCGTTCCGATGACGAGATTCCAGTCAAGGACGCGACCGCCTCGGCGGCGACATCGACACCACTTGTGAATGCACCGCGCCGGACGTGCTCGCCGCATGTTCGTCGATCATTTGTCACAGCGGAAGGCGGGGTCTAGGCTAACCGGTGCTGCCTGGCGAGGCATGGCTTGTGGAGAGTGGAAGCCGCCGTTTGTCCGGAAATCGCCCAATAATCATGAAGCACGGCTCTAAGGGGGAGGCAACGATGTCTGGTCGCCACGAGGACGAATATGACGGCAACTTTATCCATGCACTCGAACTGGTCTGGGGCGAGGGGTTCCTTTCGCCAGGCGGAGAGGACGAAGTCGCCAAGGCGCTCGAGGGGGTCGACATCTCAGGCATGTCCGTGCTCGACATCGGCAGCGGGGTCGGCGGTGTCGATATCGCCCTGGTTCGCAACCACGGCGCCGGCAGCGTGCTCGGTATTGATGTCGAGAAGACGGTAACAGAGCATGCCGTCGCCCGTGCCGAGCGTGAGGGTTTGAGCGGCCGCATCTCCTATCGTGTTATCGAACCGGGCCCCTTCCCCCTCGAGGACAAGAGTTTCGATGTGGTGTTCTCGAAAGACGCCATGATCCATATTCCCGACAAACCGGCGCTCTTCGCCGAGGTCTACCGCGTACTCAAGCCCGGCGGCTTCTTCTCCGGCAGCGACTGGATGCGCGGCAACGAGGAGCCAGCGACGCCGGAAATGAAACGCTGGCTTAACGTCGTCGGCTTGACTTTCGAGCTCAAGTCGCAAGAGCAGTACGTGGAGGCGCTCAAGCAGGCGGGTTTTGAGAACGTGTCACTCGTCGACCGCCGCGATTGGATCAAGAACGTTCTTCACAACGACTACGAGAACCTCGCCGAGCATAAGAACGAGGCGTTGCGTGCGGGCGTTGGCGATGATGCCGACAAGTATGTCGAGATCTGGCATGCCGCCTGGGAAACGGCCATGGTCGATCAGCTCGCACCCGGCCACCTTCGCGGCTTCAAGCCTGGCGGCTGAAGCGTGGTGGAAACGCCACTCGGTAACGGGAGAGTGCCCGATGTATGAGATCGACCCCACCCGCACCGA
Encoded proteins:
- a CDS encoding acyl-CoA dehydrogenase family protein, with translation MTLELTETQTMIGDLTEKVCVNFDDAFWRERDETGTFPQAFYSAVAEAGLLGVAMPAVFGGSGLGISEAAVMMETIARSGAGMAGASSVHMNIFGLQPVVVFGTDAQKARMLPPLISGKEKACFAVTEPDAGLNTTHIKTAARRDGDGYLLKGQKIWISTAQVADRALILARTTPLENVQKKTDGLSLFYTRLDRDHVTATEIPKLGRHAVDSNIVYFDDLPVPEDD
- a CDS encoding D-2-hydroxyacid dehydrogenase; amino-acid sequence: MVGAEGPDEIPGLKALESELEIRYPSAGQPLSDNVSGAEILLCWDFQFSEFHTAWQSADQLKWIFWPGAGVDSLLFPELVESDVVLTNSRGVFDRSMAEYVLGLIIAFGKGFPETGRLQAERVWKHRFTEQLLGKEVLIVGVGSIGREIARLLKAFGLKVSGVGRRHREDQDFGVIHAGADLDSRLPAADFVVVICPSTPESRGMFGAAQFEAMKGSARLINMARGEILKEDALVDALRNGTIAGAALDVFTEEPLPDSSPLWDMRNVIVSPHMSGDFHEHLDVVAGAFLENLSRYRCGEPLLNVVDKRAGFSLE
- a CDS encoding methyltransferase domain-containing protein; protein product: MSGRHEDEYDGNFIHALELVWGEGFLSPGGEDEVAKALEGVDISGMSVLDIGSGVGGVDIALVRNHGAGSVLGIDVEKTVTEHAVARAEREGLSGRISYRVIEPGPFPLEDKSFDVVFSKDAMIHIPDKPALFAEVYRVLKPGGFFSGSDWMRGNEEPATPEMKRWLNVVGLTFELKSQEQYVEALKQAGFENVSLVDRRDWIKNVLHNDYENLAEHKNEALRAGVGDDADKYVEIWHAAWETAMVDQLAPGHLRGFKPGG